In the Topomyia yanbarensis strain Yona2022 chromosome 3, ASM3024719v1, whole genome shotgun sequence genome, one interval contains:
- the LOC131688936 gene encoding V-type proton ATPase 116 kDa subunit a 1-like yields the protein MGAMFRSEQMDLVQLLIQPEAAYPSLAELGELGIVQFRDLNADINVFQRKYTSEIRRCEEMERKINYIRRELTKDEVTTPDLSENIPRTPNSREIIDLEAALEKTENEIMELSENSNALLQNYMELIELKSVLEKTQGFFSDKSAVQNLEGTGGDPNNENKPLGFVAGVIPRERIIGFERMLWRVSRGNVFLRQAPIDKPLTDPRSGDEVHKIVFVAFFQGEQLKSRVKKVCSGYHASLYPCPNEYTERAEMLQGVRIRIEDLNMVINQTKDQRQRVLLSVAKEVPKWEIIAKKVKAIYHTLNMFNVDVSKKCLFGEAWVPTANLQNVKNALISGSSAVGSTVPSFLNVISTHEDPPTFNRTNKFTQGFQNLIESYGIASYRECNPGLYTIITFPFLFAIMFGDLGHGLILFLLGLWMVLWEESLNKNKDEIWQLFFGGRYIILLMGCFSMYTGFVYNDVFSKTMNIFGSSWTVNYNTSTVMTNVELQMNPSEDYSETVYWYGLDPLWMLASNKIIFLNSLKMKLSIIFGVVHMIFGVCMSVVNHVHFRKPINILLEFIPQLLFLLLLFLYMCFMMFFKWVQYTAVTEDDALKPGCAPSVLIMFINMMLFKEQKPLDGCKEFMFEGQKDLQMVFIFIALLCIPWLLLAKPFYIMSTRKNKPVGANHIASGGHGDHDEEPISEIFIHQSIHTIEYILSTISHTASYLRLWALSLAHAQLSEVLYTMVFHIGLKSEGFVGSIMIYVVFWPWAVLTIGILVGMEGLSAFLHTLRLHWVEFMSKFYEGLGHQFQPFSFKAMLEAEQEEK from the exons ATGGGAGCCATGTTTAGGAGTGAGCAGATGGACCTTGTCCAGCTGCTTATCCAACCTGAAGCAGCTTATCCGTCGCTAGCTGAGCTGGGAGAACTAGGCATTGTCCAGTTTCGGGAT CTTAATGCGGATATTAATGTGTTCCAACGGAAGTACACCAGCGAAATTAGAAGATGCGAGGAGATGGAACGAAAAATCAATTATATCCGTCGGGAATTAACTAAGGACGAGGTCACCACTCCGGATCTCTCGGAAAATATCCCAAGAACTCCGAATTCGCGTGAAATTATCGATCTCGAAGCCGCTCTGGAGAAGACCGAAAACGAGATCATGGAATTATCGGAGAATAGCAATGCACTGCTGCAAAACTATATGGAACTTATCGAGTTGAAAAGTGTGCTAGAAAAAACTCAA GGATTTTTCTCTGATAAATCAGCAGTGCAGAATCTGGAGGGCACCGGCGGCGATCCGAATAATGAGAATAAACCGCTGGGTTTCGTGGCCGGAGTGATCCCACGTGAGCGCATCATTGGCTTTGAACGGATGCTTTGGCGCGTATCACGTGGTAACGTTTTTCTACGTCAGGCACCGATTGATAAGCCGCTGACGGACCCGCGCTCG gGCGATGAAGTACACAAGATTGTTTTTGTTGCCTTCTTCCAAGGTGAACAGCTAAAGTCTCGCGTCAAGAAGGTTTGCAGTGG CTATCATGCTTCACTTTACCCGTGCCCAAATGAGTACACCGAACGTGCAGAAATGCTACAAGGTGTTCGCATCCGCATTGAGGACCTCAATATGGTTATCAACCAGACCAAGGATCAGCGTCAGCGAGTGCTTCTAAGCGTTGCCAAAGAGGTTCCTAAGTGGGAGATCATCGCGAAAAAGGTTAAAGCGATCTATCATACTTTGAATATGTTTAACGTGGATGTCTCTAAGAAGTGCCTGTTTGGTGAAGCTTGGGTTCCAACCGCCAATCTACAGAATGTAAAGAATGCTTTGATTAGCGGGTCATCGGCGGTGGGAAGTACGGTGCCATCATTTCTGAATGTCATTTCAACCCATGAAGATCCACCTACCTTTAATCGTACCAACAAATTCACACAGGGATTCCAGAATTTAATCGAGTCGTATGGCATTGCTTCGTACCGCGAATGCAATCCGGGTTTGTACACCATTATAACGTTCCCATTCTTGTTCGCTATTATGTTCGGTGACTTGGGTCACGGATTGATTCTATTTCTGCTTGGTCTCTGGATGGTGTTGTGGGAAGAAAGCCTTAATAAAAATAAGGATGAAATTTGGCAGCTATTCTTCGGTGGTCGATATATCATTTTGCTAATGGGTTGCTTTTCAATGTACACCGGTTTCGTTTACAATGATGTCTTCTCAAAGACCATGAACATCTTCGGATCATCGTGGACAGTGAATTATAATACATCCACTGTTATGACGAACGTAGAACTACAAATGAACCCTAGTGAAGATTACTCAGAGACGGTTTACTGGTACGGCCTTGATCCTCTTTGGATGCTTGCTTCgaacaaaatcattttcttGAATTCCCTTAAGATGAAGCTATCGATTATTTTCGGTGTGGTACATATGATCTTCGGTGTTTGCATGAGTGTCGTGAATCATGTTCACTTCAGAAAGCCGATTAATATTCTGCTGGAGTTCATACCGCAGCTACTATTCCTTTTGCTGTTGTTCCTGTACATGTGCTTCATGATGTTCTTCAAGTGGGTTCAGTATACCGCCGTTACAGAAGATGATGCGTTGAAACCAGGATGTGCCCCATCCGTGTTGATTATGTTCATTAATATGATGCTATTTAAGGAACAGAAACCGCTCGACGGTTGCAAAGAGTTCATGTTCGAGGGACAGAAAGATCTACAAATggtgtttatttttattgcacTGCTCTGTATTCCATGGTTGTTATTGGCAAAACCTTTTTATATTATGTCAACTCGTAAGAATAAACCCGTCGGTGCTAACCATATAGCTTCCGGAGGCCATGGAGACCACGACGAAGAACCAattagtgaaattttcatccaCCAGTCGATCCACACGATTGAATACATTCTAAGTACCATCTCACACACGGCTTCTTATTTGCGACTGTGGGCTCTGTCGCTGGCACATGCTC AGCTGTCTGAGGTTCTGTATACTATGGTTTTCCATATTGGGCTGAAGTCGGAAGGATTCGTCGGATCTATCATGATTTACGTAGTCTTCTGGCCATGGGCGGTGTTAACCATTGGTATTCTCGTTGGAATGGAAGGCTTGTCTGCTTTTTTGCACACATTGCGTCTCCATTG GGTGGAATTCATGTCGAAGTTCTACGAAGGTTTGGGTCATCAATTCCAGCCGTTTTCTTTCAAAGCTATGTTAGAGGCTGAACAGGAAGAGAAATAA